A DNA window from Arachis hypogaea cultivar Tifrunner chromosome 18, arahy.Tifrunner.gnm2.J5K5, whole genome shotgun sequence contains the following coding sequences:
- the LOC112770949 gene encoding cyclin-dependent kinase G-1-like: MVEASPASSSHGGEALLRAEKRRKVSPNAWDMGESEVRVSSKNRVTQVVGLPPTTPSPADSSFVLPGEQSGDGDTDADCFEGNKVQGWNIAMSRWASADFSPVDASYDEDKDGKVSLTTESGEILEGSSGGKVSRSTGSSERGKFDLSSDDDTDTEEDNIVDSIEEEDEEQGKTAYSLVSDSDENLGGSRKVQRNINMLNSCRSVFEFEMIKKINEGTYGIVYKAKDKKTGEIVALKKVKMNIDKEGFPLTSLREMNILLSFNHPSIVDVKEVVVDDFDGVFMVMEYMEHDLKGLMDDMKQPFSIGEIKSLMWQLLQGVDYLHDNWVLHRDLKSSNILLNKKGELKICDFGLSRQYGSPLKPYTPLVVTLRYRAPELLLGSKEYSTAIDMWSVGCIMAELVAREPLFKGKNEVEQLDQIFRTLGTPDENIWPGLPKLPGSKAKFVRQPYNMLRKKFPVASFTGQPVLSESGFDLLSRLLTYDPEKRITAKDALLHDWFHEAPLSNSDFKPISPFRC, encoded by the exons ATGGTGGAGGCTTCACCTGCCTCTAGTTCTCATGGTGGTGAAGCTTTGCTTCGGGCAGAGAAGAGGAGGAAAGTTTCTCCTAATGCATGGGACATGGGAGAGAGCGAAGTGAGAGTTTCTTCGAAAAACAGGGTCACCCAGGTTGTTGGTCTGCCTCCTACTACTCCATCTCCGGCTGATTCGTCTTTCGTGCTGCCGGGAGAGCAGTCAGGTGATGGTGATACAGATGCGGATTGCTTCGAGGGAAACAAGGTGCAGGGATGGAACATTGCAATGTCGAGGTGGGCTTCTGCTGATTTTTCACCAGTTGATGCATCTTATGATGAGGACAAGGATGGTAAAGTGAGCTTAACAACTGAAAGTGGTGAGATCCTAGAAGGAAGCTCGGGTGGGAAAGTTAGTAGATCAACTGGGAGTAGTGAAAGAGGTAAGTTTGACCTTTCTTCTGATGATGATACTGACACTGAAGAGGATAATATTGTTGATTCCATTGAGGAGGAGGATGAGGAACAAGGTAAAACTGCTTATAGTTTGGTGTCGGATTCTGATGAAAATCTTGGAGGTTCCAGGAAGGTGCAGAGGAATATAAACATGCTCAACAGTTGCAGAAGTGTGTTTGAGTTTGAAATGATTAAGAAGATAAATGAAGGAACTTATGGCATTGTCTACAAAGCTAAGGATAAGAAGACCGGGGAAATAGTTGCATTGAAGAAGGTGAAGATGAACATAGATAAGGAAGGCTTTCCTTTGACATCCTTGAGGGAAATGAACATTCTTTTGTCGTTTAATCACCCGTCCATTGTAGATGTTAAAGAAGTAGTAGTTGATGATTTTGACGGTGTTTTTATGGTAATGGAGTATATGGAGCACGACCTTAAGGGGCTGATGGATGATATGAAGCAGCCTTTTAGTATAGGTGAAATAAAATCGTTGATGTGGCAACTTCTTCAAGGTGTTGACTATCTTCACGATAATTGGGTTCTTCACAGAGATTTGAAGTCTTCAAACATTCTGCTGAACAAAAAAGGAGAACTGAAAATATGTGATTTTGGATTGTCTCGCCAGTATGGGAGCCCACTGAAGCCGTATACGCCTCTTGTGGTTACTCTACGTTACAG AGCACCCGAGCTTTTGTTAGGTTCTAAAGAATACTCCACAGCAATTGACATGTGGTCTGTGGGTTGCATAATGGCTGAATTAGTTGCCAGAGAGCCTCTTTTCAAGGGTAAAAATGAAGTTGAACAACTTGATCAG ATTTTTCGAACTCTGGGTACCCCAGATGAGAATATTTGGCCCGGATTACCCAAATTGCCTGGGTCTAAAGCAAAATTTGTGAGGCAACC GTATAATATGCTCCGGAAGAAGTTCCCAGTCGCATCTTTTACTGGTCAGCCAGTTCTATCAGAGTCAGGATTTGACTTGTTGAGCAGGCTTCTAACTTATGACCCTGAAAAG AGGATAACAGCTAAGGATGCTCTCCTTCATGATTGGTTCCATGAAGCCCCTCTTTCTAATTCTGATTTCAAGCCTATTTCCCCTTTTCGTTGCTAG